From the genome of Nakamurella flavida, one region includes:
- a CDS encoding YchJ family protein, producing MPPRRPHRPAGCPCGSGLNLVECCGPIVEGTVTAPTALRLMRSRYTAYALGAVDHLLRTWHPTTRPPPFEPDGRRRWLGLDILGTTGGGLLQSTGTVEFVAHFQDAGARRPDAQRENSRFTRVAGLWVYVDAL from the coding sequence ATGCCGCCGCGCCGACCTCACCGGCCCGCCGGGTGCCCGTGCGGCTCCGGGCTGAACCTCGTGGAGTGCTGCGGGCCCATCGTCGAGGGCACTGTCACCGCCCCCACGGCGCTGCGCCTGATGCGGTCCCGGTACACCGCGTACGCGCTGGGCGCCGTCGATCACCTGCTGCGCACCTGGCACCCAACCACCCGGCCGCCGCCGTTCGAACCGGACGGCCGGCGCCGCTGGCTCGGCCTGGACATCCTCGGCACCACCGGTGGGGGACTGCTGCAGAGCACCGGGACGGTCGAGTTCGTCGCGCACTTCCAGGACGCGGGCGCCCGCCGACCGGACGCGCAGCGGGAGAACAGCCGGTTCACCCGGGTGGCCGGGCTCTGGGTGTACGTCGACGCGCTCTGA